Proteins co-encoded in one Rhizobium sp. NZLR1 genomic window:
- a CDS encoding carbohydrate ABC transporter permease encodes MRSIRPYVTGAIALAVAAVIFVMPFVFVALQAVKSKSEASRLDFELPAQWLFWDNLVAVFKARDYQLVLAYFNSTLITVVSVTILILLSAMVGYVMQRRKTAWNRVASIALFMGLMMPPAVVPTIGLLQDIGLFKTMTGMILIQVAYNLSFSTLLYRSFISTIPRDLDEAALIDGAKPRQIFFRVILPLLKPVTVTNIVVQSIAIFNDFTNPLYYLPGKENVTVQLTLYNFQSMYTSQYNLLFMNILLVTIPPLIVFIFFNRQIVAGMTSGAVKG; translated from the coding sequence ATGAGAAGCATCCGCCCTTATGTGACCGGCGCGATAGCCCTTGCCGTCGCTGCCGTCATCTTCGTCATGCCCTTCGTTTTCGTCGCTCTCCAGGCGGTCAAGTCGAAGTCCGAAGCGTCCCGCCTCGATTTCGAACTGCCTGCGCAGTGGCTGTTCTGGGACAATCTTGTCGCCGTCTTCAAGGCGCGCGATTATCAGCTGGTGCTTGCCTATTTCAATTCGACCCTGATCACCGTCGTCTCCGTCACCATCCTCATCCTGCTGTCGGCGATGGTCGGATATGTCATGCAGCGCCGCAAGACCGCCTGGAACAGGGTGGCATCCATTGCCCTTTTCATGGGGCTGATGATGCCGCCCGCCGTCGTTCCGACGATCGGCCTGCTGCAGGATATCGGCCTCTTCAAGACCATGACCGGGATGATCCTGATCCAGGTCGCCTATAATCTCTCGTTCTCGACCTTGCTCTACCGGTCGTTCATTTCGACCATACCGCGCGACCTCGACGAGGCGGCGCTGATCGATGGCGCCAAGCCCCGGCAGATTTTCTTCAGGGTGATCCTGCCGCTGCTGAAGCCGGTGACCGTCACCAACATCGTCGTGCAGTCGATTGCGATCTTCAACGATTTCACCAACCCGCTCTACTACCTGCCCGGCAAGGAGAACGTGACGGTGCAGCTGACACTCTATAATTTCCAGAGCATGTATACGAGCCAGTACAATCTTCTCTTCATGAACATCCTCCTCGTTACGATCCCGCCGCTGATCGTCTTCATCTTCTTCAACCGCCAGATCGTCGCGGGCATGACATCAGGCGCAGTCAAAGGGTAG
- a CDS encoding extracellular solute-binding protein, which yields MTHRIKLILAGASALLALVAAGPSHAETTLSFLIDNNPDTVAAAEALVAAYQAKAPDVTIEIEPRAGGGEGDNIIKTRLATGEMSDVFLYNSGSLLQALKPAQTLVDLSGLASQAKVDDGFKSVVSAEGKLYGVPFGTAMAGGILYNRKIYQDLGLTVPKTWADFMANNAKVKASGKVAVAQTYRDTWTSQLFVLADYYNLHAAVPNFAADYTANKAKYAETPAAMKGFERLKDIHDAGLMNEDFGAASYDDGLRMVATGEAAHYPMLSFAVGALKQNYPENLADVGFFAQPSDDAATNGLTVWMPPALYIPLTSQHAEEAKKFVDFAGSVEGCKIMVETNTVQGPPLIDGCDLPADVPPAVKDMLPYFDAKDKTTPALEFVSPVKGPALEQITVEVGSGIRQPAEAAKLYDDDVRKQAKQLGLPNW from the coding sequence ATGACACATCGGATAAAGCTTATTCTCGCCGGCGCATCCGCGCTTTTGGCGTTGGTCGCGGCCGGCCCGTCGCATGCGGAAACGACGCTGTCGTTCCTGATCGACAACAACCCCGACACGGTCGCAGCGGCCGAAGCGCTGGTTGCCGCCTACCAGGCCAAGGCGCCTGACGTGACGATCGAAATCGAGCCGCGGGCGGGCGGTGGCGAGGGTGACAACATCATCAAGACGCGCCTGGCAACGGGCGAGATGTCCGATGTGTTCCTCTATAATTCCGGTTCGCTGCTGCAGGCGCTGAAGCCGGCGCAGACTCTCGTCGATCTGAGCGGGCTCGCGTCGCAGGCGAAGGTGGACGACGGCTTCAAGTCGGTGGTCAGCGCCGAAGGCAAGCTCTACGGCGTTCCCTTCGGCACGGCGATGGCCGGCGGCATCCTCTACAACAGGAAAATCTACCAGGACCTCGGCCTCACCGTTCCGAAGACATGGGCTGATTTCATGGCCAACAACGCCAAGGTCAAAGCCTCAGGCAAGGTCGCCGTGGCGCAGACCTATCGCGATACCTGGACCTCGCAGCTATTCGTTCTGGCCGACTATTACAACCTGCACGCGGCGGTGCCGAACTTCGCCGCCGACTATACCGCCAACAAGGCGAAATACGCGGAAACGCCGGCGGCCATGAAAGGCTTCGAACGGCTGAAGGACATTCACGACGCCGGCCTGATGAACGAGGACTTCGGCGCGGCAAGCTATGACGACGGCCTGAGAATGGTGGCGACCGGCGAGGCCGCGCATTATCCGATGCTGAGCTTCGCAGTCGGCGCGCTCAAGCAGAATTATCCCGAGAACCTCGCAGATGTCGGGTTCTTTGCGCAGCCGAGCGACGATGCGGCGACGAACGGCCTGACGGTCTGGATGCCGCCGGCCCTTTATATTCCGCTGACCAGCCAGCACGCCGAGGAAGCGAAGAAATTCGTGGATTTCGCCGGAAGCGTCGAAGGCTGCAAGATCATGGTTGAAACCAACACCGTGCAGGGGCCTCCCTTGATCGACGGCTGCGATCTGCCTGCTGACGTACCGCCTGCGGTAAAGGACATGCTCCCCTATTTCGACGCCAAGGACAAGACGACCCCGGCGCTGGAATTCGTTTCGCCGGTCAAGGGGCCGGCCCTCGAGCAGATCACCGTCGAAGTCGGCTCCGGCATTCGCCAGCCGGCCGAAGCGGCGAAACTCTATGACGACGATGTGCGCAAACAGGCCAAGCAGCTCGGCCTGCCGAACTGGTAG
- a CDS encoding sugar ABC transporter permease translates to MIETRPRSRKSPYPLWFFIPAAIIYGVLFLVPTVSSLWFSLTRWDLSTAEFIGLENFQQFFSEPFLVRGLVNTLIYAVTTSGLKTVCGLLLAVLLTSNIFARGFLRTLVFFPVLVSTIGIGITFTVMMHPTKGIINVTLETLGIPGPGWLTNPALALFSVALVDLWKGVGLATLIFIAGLAAISPDYYEAARIDGATRLQQFFRVTLPLVRPATVTVVTLSLIGGLRSFDLIWAMTRGGPGFSSDVIASVIYKQYQAGFYGLSTAGNVILFALIAAIILPLTLWLNRRGVEE, encoded by the coding sequence ATGATCGAGACACGCCCCCGCTCGCGCAAATCGCCCTACCCGCTGTGGTTTTTCATTCCCGCTGCCATCATCTACGGCGTGCTGTTTCTGGTTCCGACGGTATCGTCTCTCTGGTTCAGCCTGACGCGCTGGGATCTTTCGACGGCCGAATTCATCGGGCTCGAAAACTTTCAGCAGTTCTTTTCCGAACCGTTCCTGGTCAGGGGGCTGGTCAACACGCTGATCTATGCCGTGACGACATCCGGCCTGAAGACGGTCTGCGGGCTGCTGCTGGCGGTGCTCTTGACCAGCAATATCTTCGCCCGCGGCTTCCTGCGCACGCTGGTCTTCTTTCCCGTCCTGGTCTCGACGATCGGCATCGGCATCACCTTCACCGTGATGATGCATCCGACCAAAGGCATCATCAATGTCACGCTCGAAACGCTCGGCATTCCGGGACCCGGATGGCTCACCAATCCGGCGCTCGCGCTTTTTTCGGTGGCCCTCGTCGATCTGTGGAAGGGTGTCGGCCTCGCCACCCTGATCTTCATCGCCGGCCTTGCTGCGATCAGCCCCGACTATTATGAGGCGGCGAGAATTGACGGAGCCACGCGTCTTCAGCAATTTTTCCGGGTTACCCTGCCGCTTGTGCGTCCCGCCACCGTCACCGTCGTGACATTATCGCTGATCGGCGGGCTTCGCTCGTTCGATCTGATATGGGCAATGACCCGCGGCGGGCCGGGTTTTTCCTCCGATGTGATCGCCTCGGTCATCTACAAGCAGTACCAGGCAGGCTTCTACGGTCTGTCGACCGCCGGAAACGTCATCCTGTTTGCGCTGATTGCCGCAATCATCCTGCCACTCACCCTATGGCTCAACCGGCGCGGGGTCGAAGAATGA
- the ugpC gene encoding sn-glycerol-3-phosphate ABC transporter ATP-binding protein UgpC: MAELTLKQVRKSFGALEVIKGVDLEVASGEFVVFVGPSGCGKSTLLRIIAGLEETTSGALTIGGKDVTYAEPSERGIAMVFQSYALYPHMTVAENIGFGLSLARRPKAEIAEKVAATAETLQLTHLLQRKPKALSGGQRQRVAIGRAIVRDPQVFLFDEPLSNLDASLRAQMRLEIADLHARLKSTMIYVTHDQVEAMTMADKIVVLNGGAVEQIGSPMELYRNPATPFVAGFIGSPKMNLYGGETARRLNCTTYGIRPEHIRLSEDAGQWQGKIRHVERLGADAILYLDVPELGEMVVRAEGETPFAPDMTVWADPVEGAEHRF, encoded by the coding sequence ATGGCTGAGCTCACTCTCAAACAGGTTCGCAAGAGCTTCGGCGCCCTCGAAGTCATCAAGGGGGTCGATCTGGAGGTTGCCTCCGGCGAGTTCGTCGTTTTCGTCGGCCCGTCTGGATGCGGGAAGTCGACGCTGCTGCGCATCATCGCCGGCCTGGAGGAGACAACGTCGGGCGCGCTGACCATCGGCGGCAAGGACGTGACCTATGCCGAACCCTCCGAGCGCGGCATTGCCATGGTGTTCCAGAGCTATGCGCTCTACCCGCATATGACCGTTGCCGAGAATATCGGCTTCGGACTTTCGCTTGCCCGCCGCCCGAAGGCAGAGATCGCCGAAAAGGTTGCTGCCACGGCCGAAACGCTGCAGCTCACCCATCTCTTGCAGAGAAAACCGAAAGCGCTCTCCGGCGGCCAGAGGCAGCGCGTCGCCATCGGCCGCGCGATCGTTCGCGATCCCCAGGTCTTCCTGTTCGACGAACCGCTCTCCAATCTGGACGCGTCGCTTAGAGCTCAGATGCGTCTTGAGATCGCCGATCTTCACGCCCGCCTGAAGTCGACGATGATCTATGTCACCCACGACCAGGTCGAGGCGATGACGATGGCGGACAAGATCGTCGTCCTCAACGGCGGAGCAGTCGAGCAGATCGGCAGCCCGATGGAACTCTACCGCAATCCCGCGACACCCTTCGTCGCCGGCTTCATCGGCAGCCCGAAGATGAACCTCTATGGCGGCGAAACCGCACGGCGATTGAACTGCACAACCTACGGCATCCGTCCGGAACACATCAGGCTTTCGGAAGATGCCGGACAATGGCAAGGCAAGATCCGGCATGTCGAACGGCTCGGTGCCGATGCGATCCTCTATCTCGATGTCCCGGAACTCGGCGAGATGGTCGTGCGCGCTGAAGGCGAGACGCCGTTTGCGCCTGACATGACGGTCTGGGCAGACCCGGTCGAGGGAGCCGAACATCGGTTCTGA